A window from Thermosipho africanus Ob7 encodes these proteins:
- a CDS encoding formate--tetrahydrofolate ligase codes for MKTDIEIAREAKLEKITKIAEKIDISEEYVEPYGKYIAKVDLKIWEKVKNNKDGKLILVTAMTPTPAGEGKTTTSIGLSMALNRLGKKSIVTLREPSLGPVFGIKGGAAGGGYSQVLPMENINLHFTGDIHAVSAAHNLISAVIDAHIKFGNELGIDPTRIYWKRTIDMNDRALRNIVVGLGGSANGQPREDGFIITAASEIMAILCLAKDLKDLKERLSNIVVAQSYDKKLIKVKDLKIEGALAVLLKDAIKPNLVQTIENTPAFVHGGPFANIAHGTNSIIATKLALKLSDYVVTEAGFAADLGAEKFLDFVSPTAGYDVNAVVVVATIKALKYHGGVKKDELDNENVEAMLKGMENLRVHVENLKKYNVPVIVALNVFGSDTQRELDEFSKNCEIPHALVYAFEKGGEGAVDLANLVLENIKESQYKPLITSEMSLEEKIETLAKEIYRAGNVIYTDKAKSKLKFLRKHGYDTLPVIVAKTQSSISDDPKKINAPSGYTFTIRDFELSAGAGFIVALAGDIMRMPGLSKIPNAVNIDIDEEGNIIGLS; via the coding sequence ATGAAAACTGATATTGAAATTGCAAGAGAAGCAAAATTGGAGAAAATAACAAAAATAGCAGAAAAAATAGACATATCAGAAGAATATGTTGAGCCATATGGAAAGTACATAGCAAAAGTTGATTTGAAAATATGGGAAAAAGTTAAAAATAACAAAGATGGAAAGTTAATTTTGGTAACTGCAATGACCCCAACCCCAGCCGGAGAAGGTAAAACAACAACAAGTATAGGGCTTTCTATGGCACTAAATAGACTCGGGAAAAAATCAATAGTGACACTTAGAGAACCATCACTTGGTCCGGTATTTGGAATTAAAGGTGGGGCTGCCGGGGGAGGCTATTCTCAAGTTCTCCCAATGGAGAATATAAATCTTCATTTTACCGGTGATATACACGCAGTTTCAGCGGCTCATAATTTGATATCAGCAGTAATAGATGCACATATAAAGTTTGGAAATGAACTTGGAATTGATCCCACTCGTATATATTGGAAAAGAACCATTGACATGAATGATAGGGCTCTTAGAAATATAGTTGTAGGTCTTGGAGGAAGTGCAAATGGGCAGCCACGTGAAGATGGATTTATAATTACTGCTGCATCTGAAATTATGGCTATTTTGTGTCTTGCTAAAGATCTTAAGGATCTAAAAGAAAGACTTTCAAATATAGTTGTAGCTCAAAGTTATGACAAAAAGCTTATTAAAGTAAAAGATTTAAAAATTGAAGGAGCACTTGCAGTTTTATTGAAAGATGCTATTAAACCTAATCTTGTTCAAACAATTGAAAATACACCTGCATTTGTACACGGAGGGCCATTTGCAAATATTGCCCATGGAACAAATAGCATAATTGCAACAAAATTAGCGTTAAAGCTTTCTGATTATGTAGTAACAGAAGCAGGATTTGCAGCAGATTTAGGTGCGGAAAAGTTTCTTGATTTTGTTTCTCCAACTGCAGGCTACGATGTAAATGCAGTTGTTGTAGTTGCTACAATAAAAGCTTTAAAATACCATGGTGGTGTAAAGAAAGACGAGCTTGACAATGAAAATGTTGAAGCTATGTTAAAAGGTATGGAAAATCTTAGGGTTCATGTTGAAAATTTGAAAAAATATAATGTTCCGGTTATTGTAGCTCTCAATGTGTTTGGAAGTGACACCCAAAGAGAATTAGATGAATTTTCAAAGAATTGTGAAATTCCTCATGCACTTGTTTATGCCTTTGAAAAGGGTGGAGAAGGTGCTGTTGATTTAGCAAATCTTGTTCTTGAAAACATAAAAGAATCTCAATATAAACCTTTAATAACTTCTGAAATGAGTCTTGAGGAGAAAATTGAAACACTTGCAAAAGAAATTTACAGGGCAGGGAACGTGATTTATACCGATAAAGCAAAGAGTAAATTGAAGTTCTTAAGAAAGCATGGGTATGATACACTACCGGTAATTGTTGCAAAAACACAATCAAGTATTTCTGATGATCCAAAAAAGATTAATGCACCATCTGGTTATACTTTTACAATAAGAGATTTTGAACTTTCTGCAGGTGCAGGGTTTATAGTGGCACTTGCAGGTGACATTATGAGAATGCCGGGGCTTTCAAAAATTCCAAATGCGGTTAATATAGACATTGATGAAGAAGGAAATATAATTGGTTTATCATAA
- a CDS encoding tetratricopeptide repeat protein has product MPLITEMDRIPLDVIVRGLEAQYSVEKTDYWATYLVYFYYEKFKKLLNEQKYEEARKILEKAKNVLYDYRYHFYYGLLFAKLGDYDNAEIELKQAVSLNPNFYIGYYELGNVLYLKKDYDEAIEIYMKAFELNKEFSLPLLKIGDTYFENGQFKDAEIAYKSALKIEKLPQVYLRLGVLYNELQKFEKAEKIFRDGLSVEYKPEIAYNLSYTLIRLGKHFQALQILKELANNYPTPEVYNELGLLQKNLGLYEDAEENLKLAGEEYEENYLKILLYTKGYDHKILDKLTKYDPEYVDFLKKVLFKLKDELEEKLSNINFQFDELEKVFDLTDEKGEIILDEFSKIEAKDFNQKLSYIISSAYIAGADPILIEKNLVKASMVLFKIDKIVSFL; this is encoded by the coding sequence ATGCCGCTTATTACAGAAATGGATAGAATACCTTTAGATGTCATAGTAAGAGGACTTGAAGCCCAATATTCTGTTGAAAAAACAGATTATTGGGCAACTTACCTTGTTTATTTTTACTATGAAAAGTTTAAAAAATTACTTAATGAACAAAAATATGAAGAAGCGAGAAAAATACTCGAAAAAGCAAAAAATGTATTATACGATTACAGATATCACTTTTACTATGGATTATTATTTGCTAAACTAGGTGATTATGATAACGCAGAAATTGAGTTAAAACAAGCAGTATCATTAAATCCTAATTTCTATATTGGATACTATGAACTAGGGAACGTTCTTTATTTAAAAAAGGATTACGATGAAGCAATAGAAATATACATGAAGGCATTTGAATTAAACAAAGAATTCTCATTACCTCTTTTAAAAATTGGAGATACATACTTTGAAAATGGTCAATTTAAAGATGCAGAAATTGCATATAAATCTGCTTTAAAAATTGAAAAACTACCACAGGTATATTTGAGATTAGGGGTCTTATATAATGAACTTCAAAAATTTGAAAAGGCTGAAAAAATTTTTAGAGATGGATTATCTGTGGAGTACAAACCTGAAATTGCATACAACCTTTCATATACTTTAATTAGACTTGGAAAACATTTTCAAGCTTTGCAGATTCTAAAGGAGTTGGCAAATAATTACCCAACTCCAGAAGTATATAATGAACTTGGATTACTACAAAAAAATTTAGGTTTGTATGAAGATGCAGAGGAAAACCTTAAACTTGCTGGAGAAGAGTATGAAGAAAATTATTTAAAAATTTTGCTCTATACTAAAGGATACGATCATAAAATCCTTGATAAATTAACAAAATATGATCCCGAATATGTTGATTTCCTGAAAAAAGTACTATTCAAATTAAAAGACGAACTAGAAGAAAAGCTTTCCAATATAAACTTTCAATTTGACGAGCTAGAAAAAGTATTTGATCTAACGGATGAAAAAGGAGAAATTATCCTAGATGAATTTTCAAAAATAGAAGCTAAAGATTTTAATCAAAAACTTTCATATATAATTTCAAGTGCCTATATTGCCGGTGCAGATCCAATATTAATTGAAAAAAACCTTGTAAAAGCTTCCATGGTTTTATTTAAAATTGATAAGATAGTTAGTTTTTTATAA
- a CDS encoding Glu/Leu/Phe/Val family dehydrogenase, translated as MRLSELGRLEAPGPLYKMAQNQFLRAAKLMDLDPNIGNFLLWPQKSLIVHFPVVMDDGRVEIFEGYRVQHNTARGPAKGGIRYHPETNLDEVSSLAFWMTWKCAVVNLPYGGGKGGVRVDPRKLSEKELEKLSRRFFSEIQMMVGPTKDIPAPDVNTNAKIMAWFMDTYSMNTGNTTLGVVTGKPLDLGGSEGRPEATGRGVSITAAEACKAKGMDISKATVAVQGFGNVGSYAAKILHEEYGAKIVAVSDVSGGLYCEEGFDVNDLIRYRDENGGVIKGYPKGKPISNEELLTLDVDILVPAALENAINGEIAKDVRAKIIVEGANGPTTEEAEKILIEKDVLIVPDILANAGGVTVSYFEWVQDLQSFFWDIDDIRKKLHRIMTKSFSEVYATKEKYNTDMRTAAYIVAISRVAEAVKKRGYFPM; from the coding sequence ATGAGATTAAGTGAACTTGGTAGATTAGAGGCTCCTGGACCACTTTATAAAATGGCACAAAACCAATTCTTAAGAGCTGCAAAACTCATGGATTTAGACCCAAACATTGGTAACTTTTTACTTTGGCCACAAAAATCACTAATTGTTCATTTTCCAGTAGTAATGGATGATGGGAGAGTTGAAATATTCGAAGGATATAGAGTTCAACATAATACAGCAAGAGGTCCTGCAAAAGGTGGTATAAGGTATCACCCAGAAACAAATTTAGATGAAGTTTCTTCACTTGCATTCTGGATGACTTGGAAATGTGCTGTTGTTAACCTTCCATACGGTGGAGGTAAAGGTGGAGTTAGAGTTGATCCTAGAAAATTATCAGAAAAAGAATTAGAAAAACTCAGTAGAAGATTCTTCTCTGAAATTCAAATGATGGTAGGACCAACAAAAGATATTCCTGCACCAGACGTAAATACAAATGCAAAAATTATGGCATGGTTTATGGATACTTACAGCATGAATACTGGAAATACTACACTTGGTGTAGTTACCGGAAAACCATTAGACCTTGGTGGATCAGAAGGAAGACCAGAAGCAACCGGTCGTGGTGTTTCAATTACAGCTGCTGAAGCATGTAAGGCAAAAGGAATGGATATTTCAAAAGCAACAGTAGCAGTTCAAGGTTTTGGAAACGTAGGTTCTTATGCAGCAAAAATTTTACATGAAGAATATGGTGCAAAAATTGTTGCAGTAAGTGACGTAAGTGGTGGCTTATACTGTGAAGAAGGCTTCGATGTAAATGACCTTATTAGATACAGAGACGAAAATGGAGGAGTTATCAAAGGATATCCAAAAGGTAAACCAATATCAAATGAGGAATTACTCACATTAGATGTTGATATCTTAGTTCCTGCAGCGCTTGAAAATGCAATTAATGGAGAGATCGCAAAAGATGTTAGAGCAAAGATTATAGTTGAAGGTGCAAACGGTCCAACAACAGAAGAAGCAGAAAAAATATTAATCGAAAAAGATGTCCTTATTGTTCCTGATATTCTAGCAAACGCTGGTGGAGTTACAGTATCATACTTTGAATGGGTACAAGACTTACAGAGCTTTTTCTGGGATATAGATGATATTAGAAAGAAATTGCACAGGATAATGACAAAATCTTTCAGTGAAGTGTACGCAACAAAAGAAAAATACAACACAGATATGAGAACAGCTGCATACATTGTCGCAATTTCAAGAGTAGCAGAAGCAGTCAAAAAAAGAGGATATTTCCCAATGTAA
- a CDS encoding sensor histidine kinase, translating to MSISSKVTYITTVITAITMAIVLILLYSSIRLMIYQSTKKDLIESVRPWLVTPMGRMHNPKNDIYISKDGIVIVDPYEIGPINKIGKFEINGRTYIFLRAENLIVGKDITPIVNYLNNIKKIFVYIFAISLSLISFLTYFITKKSTKHLRNFVSELSKIKGDNLSYRFIKPNTHDEVDELVEKFNELMDRVEKNYKLQEEFVSNVSHELKTPIANLIGYSKMLERWGHKDEQILKEAIDSIAQTSKKMKDLVENMILLSKNLELDMEQINLRTLVEGIVAGYKDIEIKIIGDGTILANKEALEIVIKNLVDNAIYHGKAPIEIKLYQDRIEVSDHGEGISNDLKERIFEKFHKSRKSKGHGLGLYIVKKLCDQMGLNIYIKNDKYTTFVVERSEKDEN from the coding sequence ATGAGTATTTCATCTAAAGTAACTTATATAACTACTGTTATTACAGCTATTACAATGGCAATAGTTTTGATCCTTTTATACTCAAGTATTCGGTTGATGATCTATCAGTCGACTAAAAAAGATCTAATTGAAAGTGTTAGACCTTGGCTTGTTACACCCATGGGAAGAATGCACAATCCAAAAAATGATATTTATATTTCAAAAGATGGGATTGTTATTGTTGATCCTTACGAAATTGGTCCAATAAATAAAATAGGGAAGTTTGAAATTAATGGTAGAACTTACATTTTTTTAAGGGCAGAAAATTTGATAGTTGGAAAAGATATTACTCCTATAGTAAATTACTTAAATAACATAAAGAAAATTTTTGTGTATATTTTTGCTATTTCATTGTCACTTATTAGTTTTCTTACATACTTTATAACAAAGAAATCTACAAAGCATTTAAGAAATTTTGTCAGTGAGCTTTCAAAAATTAAAGGCGATAATTTAAGTTATAGATTTATAAAGCCGAATACTCATGATGAAGTAGATGAGCTTGTTGAAAAATTTAACGAACTTATGGATCGTGTTGAAAAAAATTACAAGCTTCAAGAAGAATTTGTATCAAATGTATCTCATGAATTAAAAACTCCAATAGCAAACTTAATAGGTTATTCGAAAATGCTTGAAAGATGGGGTCACAAAGATGAACAAATTTTAAAAGAGGCTATAGATTCTATTGCTCAAACTTCCAAGAAGATGAAAGACTTGGTTGAAAATATGATATTACTTTCAAAAAATCTGGAACTTGATATGGAACAAATTAATTTAAGAACGCTAGTTGAAGGGATAGTAGCTGGATATAAAGATATTGAAATTAAAATAATCGGAGATGGAACAATTTTGGCCAATAAAGAAGCTTTAGAGATTGTAATTAAAAATTTAGTTGATAATGCTATATATCATGGAAAAGCACCTATTGAGATAAAATTGTATCAAGACAGAATAGAAGTATCAGATCACGGAGAAGGTATAAGCAATGATTTAAAAGAAAGGATATTTGAGAAATTTCATAAGTCGAGAAAATCTAAAGGTCATGGATTAGGACTATATATAGTAAAGAAACTTTGTGATCAAATGGGGCTTAATATTTATATTAAGAATGATAAATATACCACATTTGTAGTTGAAAGGAGTGAAAAAGATGAAAACTGA
- a CDS encoding SHOCT domain-containing protein — translation MHWFYPVWYHGFYGWIIPVIGLVLFILVVFLFYRILKNLIKDFNEKTSSSYNFSNDESLKILNERFARGEISEDEYKRIKSLILKN, via the coding sequence ATGCATTGGTTCTATCCAGTATGGTACCACGGCTTTTATGGATGGATTATTCCAGTAATTGGACTTGTTTTATTTATCCTAGTAGTGTTCTTATTTTATAGAATATTAAAAAACTTGATAAAAGATTTTAATGAAAAAACGTCTTCGTCGTACAATTTTTCAAATGATGAGAGTTTGAAAATTTTAAACGAGAGATTTGCCAGAGGAGAAATTAGTGAAGATGAATATAAAAGAATCAAAAGTCTAATCCTAAAAAACTAA
- a CDS encoding HIT family protein: protein MENCVFCKIINNEIPSEKLYEDEDFIVIKDINPVAPIHLLVIYKKHVPVIHELSEDDQRRFWKIFNIIKKLSEELNFKEYRIVQNNGKQAGQEIPHIHFHVIAGRKFGKIG from the coding sequence ATGGAAAACTGTGTATTTTGTAAAATAATAAACAATGAAATTCCATCCGAAAAGTTATACGAAGATGAAGATTTTATAGTTATCAAAGACATTAACCCTGTTGCCCCAATACATCTTTTAGTTATTTATAAAAAACACGTTCCTGTAATACACGAATTATCAGAAGATGATCAAAGAAGATTTTGGAAAATATTTAATATAATTAAAAAATTATCAGAAGAACTAAATTTTAAAGAATATAGAATTGTTCAAAACAATGGAAAACAAGCGGGACAAGAAATTCCACATATACATTTTCATGTAATTGCCGGAAGAAAATTTGGGAAAATTGGTTAA
- the hslO gene encoding Hsp33 family molecular chaperone HslO: MLKNGIAYKALVRFSVIDSTQIVRTATEKHRLSPISAVALGRLLTGAALMIPWLSEKETLTYIIEGSNQIKYIASQAKSDGTVRGYVIPKIVETMTNELGKFDLKKAIGRGTLKVVKDLNLKTPYVTPVELVSGEIAEDLAHYFAVSEQLPTAIALGVLVDKNGIKKAGGIVIQILDKNLPESDILEIEKKFKEITPISNFLENNTVEDVVKHIFGDKIEKIEEREVEFKCNCSYQKAVESLKLLKVDELKEMLNEGKAEVECKWCSTKYYIEKEDIEKILEEKEEK; the protein is encoded by the coding sequence ATGTTGAAAAATGGTATTGCCTACAAGGCTCTTGTTAGGTTTTCAGTTATAGATAGTACACAAATTGTTAGGACTGCAACAGAAAAACATAGACTTTCTCCAATTTCTGCGGTAGCATTAGGAAGATTGTTGACTGGAGCTGCATTAATGATTCCTTGGCTTTCTGAAAAAGAAACATTAACTTATATTATTGAAGGTTCAAATCAAATAAAGTACATAGCTTCTCAAGCAAAAAGTGATGGTACTGTAAGAGGCTACGTTATTCCAAAGATAGTTGAAACAATGACGAACGAACTTGGAAAATTTGATTTAAAAAAGGCTATAGGAAGAGGTACATTAAAGGTAGTAAAAGATCTAAATTTAAAAACTCCATATGTTACACCAGTTGAGTTAGTAAGCGGAGAAATAGCAGAGGATCTTGCACATTATTTTGCTGTTTCAGAGCAGCTCCCAACTGCTATAGCACTTGGAGTTTTAGTTGACAAAAATGGTATTAAAAAAGCCGGTGGAATAGTTATTCAAATTTTGGATAAAAATTTACCTGAAAGTGATATACTAGAAATTGAGAAAAAATTTAAAGAAATTACTCCGATATCAAACTTTTTAGAGAATAATACTGTTGAAGATGTTGTAAAACATATATTTGGGGATAAAATTGAAAAAATTGAAGAAAGAGAAGTAGAATTCAAATGTAATTGTTCATATCAAAAGGCTGTTGAGTCATTGAAGCTTTTAAAAGTAGATGAGCTTAAAGAAATGTTAAACGAAGGAAAAGCTGAAGTTGAGTGTAAATGGTGTAGTACAAAATATTATATTGAAAAAGAGGATATCGAAAAGATTTTGGAGGAAAAAGAAGAAAAATGA
- the acpP gene encoding acyl carrier protein, with protein MEKIQKIREIIADQLGVDIEEVTDEKSLTEDLGADSLDMVDLVMAFEDEFGVKVEDSDLSKINTVKDVIDLISARV; from the coding sequence ATGGAAAAAATTCAAAAAATAAGGGAAATTATCGCTGACCAACTTGGTGTGGATATTGAAGAAGTTACGGACGAAAAGAGTTTGACTGAGGATTTAGGTGCTGATTCATTAGATATGGTGGATTTAGTCATGGCCTTTGAAGATGAATTTGGAGTAAAAGTGGAAGATTCCGATCTTTCAAAAATTAACACAGTAAAAGATGTTATTGATTTAATTAGCGCAAGAGTTTAA
- a CDS encoding IGHMBP2 family helicase — protein MKKYIEKLIKLVQLERNEEIKKMEWEIKNLSGFEREKKGRAILNLKPKVIGEELGLYLIKFGRSKIIETEINVGDEVLINKNKGKVRDDFKGVVVEKGSRFIVVSLDKLLPKSFKEVRIDLYASDVTYKRQIDNLKNLSENGKKVLSYILKDIKFDDIKKIDFKPFDKNLNYSQKLSISKALSSKNFFLIHGPFGTGKTRTLVEYILQEVKRGKKVLVSADSNMAVDNLVERLSEKVSHVRIGHPSRVSKKLLSSTLLFKIEKHERYKELYKLKEEFSNLIEKREKFQKPIQKWRRGLSDEQILKLSKEGKTTRGIPLKMINAMAEWITLNNKIEKIKEEMEKLEEEISKDIIENSSVVFSTNSSSYSEILKGFEFDVVVIDEAAQTTIPSVLIPLSKGKKFVLAGDHKQLPPTIISEKAKELSITLFEILVDKYPHMKELLNIQYRMNEKIMEFPNIEFYNGKLKSGIGNITLKDLGFEGSDEITKPENTIIFIDTKSRKNKTENQKKDSTSYFNELEANIVKDIVEKFLKLGLNREYIGVITPYDDQVDLIKSFNLGVEVNTVDGFQGREKEVIIISFVRSNQRKELGFLTDLRRLNVSITRAKRKLICIGDSSTLENHPTYKKFIEFVKNKGVYLV, from the coding sequence TTGAAAAAATACATTGAGAAATTAATTAAACTTGTTCAATTAGAAAGAAATGAAGAAATAAAAAAAATGGAGTGGGAAATAAAAAATTTATCTGGCTTTGAACGAGAAAAAAAGGGAAGAGCAATATTAAATTTAAAGCCAAAAGTAATCGGAGAAGAACTTGGATTATATCTTATTAAATTTGGAAGAAGTAAAATAATTGAAACAGAAATTAATGTTGGTGATGAAGTATTAATAAATAAAAATAAAGGAAAAGTTAGAGACGATTTTAAAGGTGTTGTAGTTGAAAAAGGTTCAAGATTTATAGTAGTTTCGTTAGACAAACTCCTTCCAAAAAGTTTTAAAGAAGTTAGAATTGATCTCTACGCAAGCGACGTAACATATAAAAGGCAAATTGATAATTTAAAAAACTTATCTGAAAATGGCAAAAAAGTTCTTTCTTACATTCTAAAAGATATCAAATTTGATGATATTAAAAAAATTGATTTTAAACCTTTTGATAAAAATCTTAATTATTCTCAAAAACTTTCCATTTCTAAAGCACTTTCAAGCAAAAACTTTTTCCTTATTCACGGTCCATTTGGAACCGGAAAAACAAGAACACTCGTTGAGTATATCTTACAGGAAGTAAAGAGAGGGAAAAAAGTTCTTGTTTCGGCAGATAGCAATATGGCTGTTGATAATCTTGTTGAAAGGCTCTCTGAAAAAGTCTCTCATGTAAGGATTGGTCATCCTTCAAGAGTATCAAAAAAACTTTTATCCTCTACTCTTTTGTTCAAAATAGAAAAACATGAAAGATATAAAGAACTCTATAAATTAAAAGAAGAGTTTTCAAATTTAATAGAAAAAAGAGAGAAATTCCAAAAACCTATACAAAAGTGGAGACGTGGACTTTCGGATGAACAAATTTTGAAACTTTCAAAAGAAGGTAAAACAACAAGGGGAATACCATTAAAAATGATAAATGCCATGGCAGAGTGGATAACTTTAAACAATAAAATAGAAAAAATCAAAGAAGAAATGGAAAAACTTGAGGAAGAGATTTCAAAAGATATAATTGAAAACTCAAGTGTTGTATTTTCAACAAACTCATCCTCATATTCTGAAATTTTAAAAGGATTTGAATTTGATGTTGTCGTTATAGATGAAGCAGCACAAACTACTATACCTAGTGTTTTAATTCCGCTTTCAAAAGGTAAAAAATTTGTACTAGCTGGAGATCACAAACAGCTTCCACCAACTATTATCTCAGAAAAAGCAAAAGAACTTTCTATAACATTATTTGAAATACTCGTTGATAAATATCCACACATGAAAGAACTTCTCAATATTCAATATAGAATGAATGAAAAAATAATGGAATTTCCAAATATAGAATTTTACAATGGAAAACTCAAATCAGGCATTGGAAATATAACTTTAAAAGATCTTGGATTTGAAGGTAGTGATGAAATTACAAAACCTGAAAATACAATTATTTTCATTGACACAAAAAGTAGAAAAAATAAAACAGAAAACCAAAAAAAGGATTCAACTTCATATTTCAATGAGCTTGAAGCAAATATTGTAAAAGATATTGTTGAAAAATTTCTAAAACTTGGGTTAAATAGAGAATATATTGGTGTTATAACACCTTACGATGACCAAGTCGATTTAATTAAATCTTTCAATCTTGGAGTAGAAGTTAATACAGTTGATGGATTTCAAGGAAGAGAAAAGGAAGTTATAATCATTTCATTTGTTAGATCAAATCAGAGAAAAGAATTAGGATTCTTAACAGATCTGAGACGTTTAAATGTATCAATCACACGTGCAAAAAGAAAATTAATTTGCATCGGTGATTCATCAACTCTTGAAAACCATCCAACTTACAAAAAATTTATTGAGTTTGTAAAAAATAAAGGAGTATATTTAGTATAA